A genomic region of Trueperaceae bacterium contains the following coding sequences:
- a CDS encoding HipA domain-containing protein, whose product MEGTPVVVVRRFDRDAGDGRIPYLSAASMLLSSRQEDRAYTEVVRTIEARGDDPARDRLELWRRLVFNLLITNVDDHLQNLAFLHVGHGQWRLAPTFDLNPFPDKDRESKTWLSEEDGPITDIGTLLRRCRLFSISESQALGALREVHRAVANWRVVAKSPEVGLSERELQDFAPAFEHMQMEAAARG is encoded by the coding sequence GTGGAAGGGACGCCCGTCGTCGTCGTTCGCCGGTTCGACAGGGACGCGGGCGATGGTCGCATCCCGTACCTCTCGGCCGCGTCGATGCTGCTGTCATCGCGCCAGGAAGACCGGGCGTACACGGAGGTGGTCCGAACCATCGAGGCGCGTGGCGACGATCCGGCTCGCGACCGTTTGGAGCTGTGGCGCCGCTTGGTCTTCAACCTGCTCATCACCAACGTGGACGATCACCTCCAGAACCTCGCGTTCCTGCACGTCGGCCACGGCCAATGGCGCCTGGCGCCCACGTTCGACCTGAACCCGTTCCCCGACAAGGACCGGGAGTCGAAGACGTGGCTCTCGGAGGAGGACGGACCGATCACGGACATCGGCACCTTGCTGAGACGGTGCCGGCTCTTCTCGATCTCGGAGTCCCAGGCACTGGGCGCCCTCCGCGAGGTGCATAGGGCTGTCGCGAACTGGCGTGTGGTGGCCAAGAGCCCGGAGGTGGGGCTTAGCGAGCGCGAGCTGCAGGACTTCGCGCCGGCCTTCGAGCATATGCAGATGGAGGCGGCGGCGCGGGGCTGA
- a CDS encoding ATP-binding protein, whose amino-acid sequence MTKVIPRTLAGPLLAAAAQYPVVTVTGPRQSGKTTLCRATFPEHAYVSLEPLDNREFATQDPRGFLAQFQGGVILDEAQRTPELFGYLQEAVDETPSPGRFIISGSENLALTTTVSQSLAGRTAMLVLLPFSLEERMRTDAADATLDEVLFQGGYPRPLITGIPHERWLQDYFTTYVQRDVRQLTQINDLGTFTRFVRLCAGRTAQEVNLSQLGSDAGVSHNTARAWLGVLEASHLVFQLPAWHANVSKRIIKRPKLHFIDTGLASALLGIRDPRQLTTHPQRGALFETFVASEVLKWHLGRGLPADLHHYREVRGSEIDVIVPGRPRGFAVEAKAGQTVQSEFFDHLADLPADDWRRCIVYGGAGRQVRGGVEVLPWRALAATDWAAD is encoded by the coding sequence ATGACCAAGGTGATCCCGAGGACCCTCGCAGGTCCACTACTCGCCGCGGCAGCGCAGTACCCCGTGGTGACGGTCACGGGCCCACGCCAGTCGGGCAAGACGACCCTATGCCGCGCCACGTTCCCCGAGCACGCCTACGTGTCACTCGAGCCCCTCGACAACCGGGAGTTCGCCACCCAAGACCCGCGCGGGTTCCTGGCGCAGTTTCAAGGCGGGGTGATACTGGACGAAGCGCAGCGCACGCCGGAGCTGTTCGGCTACCTGCAAGAGGCCGTCGACGAGACCCCGAGCCCGGGCCGCTTCATCATCTCCGGCTCCGAGAACCTCGCCCTCACCACGACCGTGAGCCAGTCCCTCGCCGGCCGCACCGCCATGCTGGTCCTCCTCCCCTTCTCGCTCGAGGAGCGCATGCGGACGGATGCGGCCGACGCGACGCTCGACGAGGTCCTGTTCCAGGGCGGCTACCCTAGGCCGCTGATCACCGGCATCCCGCATGAGCGCTGGCTGCAGGACTACTTCACCACCTACGTCCAGCGTGACGTCCGCCAGCTCACCCAGATCAACGACCTCGGCACGTTCACCCGTTTCGTGCGCTTATGTGCCGGCCGCACGGCGCAAGAAGTGAACCTCAGCCAGCTCGGTTCGGACGCCGGGGTGTCGCACAACACTGCCCGCGCCTGGCTTGGGGTCCTGGAGGCAAGCCACCTGGTGTTCCAACTACCCGCCTGGCACGCCAACGTCAGCAAGCGCATCATCAAGCGCCCCAAGCTGCACTTCATAGACACCGGCCTGGCGAGCGCGCTCCTCGGCATCCGCGACCCGCGACAGCTGACCACGCACCCCCAGCGCGGGGCGCTCTTCGAGACCTTCGTCGCGAGCGAGGTCCTCAAATGGCATCTCGGACGCGGGCTGCCGGCCGACCTCCACCACTACCGGGAAGTGCGTGGCTCCGAGATAGACGTGATCGTCCCTGGTCGGCCGCGTGGGTTCGCTGTCGAGGCGAAGGCGGGGCAGACCGTGCAGTCGGAGTTCTTCGACCACCTTGCGGACCTGCCCGCGGACGACTGGAGGCGCTGCATCGTCTACGGCGGAGCGGGTCGGCAGGTGCGCGGGGGCGTCGAGGTGCTGCCCTGGCGTGCGCTGGCAGCCACCGATTGGGCTGCTGACTGA
- a CDS encoding cbb3-type cytochrome c oxidase subunit I, with amino-acid sequence MSASTNDTTARRIMALYLATGLGLAVCLMVVGILMRMSQAGWIRLASVDFYALMTLHGAGMIAALVLCGMGGIWYLMRREITMSASLALWAYGVTVGGVLLVAVAAAFGKFGAAWTFLYPLPFLNPTWPAWSIGAFLIGLTLIVLGWTVWCIQVLEAVLRGFGGFRGVLGWDAVFRPKAFAAAGRKLPPPQVLPAFVIAFDGLLAATAASLLGVALFVHWLDPSVPLDALWAKNITYFFGHDLANFIIYMLIAQVYVGLPAYAGRPWKNSAVLTLGWWGTLVFLLLAFPHHLYMDFAQPVWIQYLGLGASYLSSVPVAVVTVFGGLLLVWRSGMRWGLGSLFMYAGMAGWILGGIGALLDATINFNVHLHNTLWVPAHFHTYLLGASFLFAIGWVFAMLEVRSPDPTPPAMRWTIGVTVLGGIALLVGTFYLAGAASVPRRYDVEPDPGPLLAGWGSVGAIILVLGLLIATLEGARLWRGLRRAKTSVEWPWSPDAAARPEGGAR; translated from the coding sequence GTGAGCGCCTCCACGAACGACACCACGGCCCGCCGCATCATGGCCCTCTACCTAGCGACCGGCCTCGGCCTCGCCGTTTGCCTCATGGTCGTCGGCATCCTCATGCGCATGTCGCAAGCCGGCTGGATCCGCCTCGCCTCGGTCGACTTCTACGCCCTCATGACGTTGCACGGTGCTGGCATGATCGCCGCCCTCGTGCTGTGCGGCATGGGTGGCATCTGGTACCTCATGCGCCGCGAGATCACGATGTCCGCAAGCCTCGCCCTGTGGGCATACGGCGTGACGGTCGGCGGCGTGCTCCTCGTCGCCGTCGCCGCCGCGTTCGGCAAGTTCGGGGCGGCCTGGACCTTCCTCTACCCGCTGCCGTTCCTGAACCCGACCTGGCCCGCCTGGTCGATCGGCGCCTTCCTGATCGGCCTGACACTCATCGTCTTGGGCTGGACGGTCTGGTGCATCCAGGTCCTGGAGGCCGTGTTGAGGGGCTTCGGCGGCTTCCGCGGCGTACTCGGTTGGGACGCGGTCTTCAGGCCCAAGGCGTTCGCGGCGGCCGGCCGTAAGCTGCCCCCACCGCAGGTGCTGCCGGCCTTCGTCATCGCCTTCGACGGCCTGCTGGCTGCCACCGCTGCCAGCCTCCTCGGCGTGGCGCTGTTCGTGCATTGGCTCGACCCGAGCGTGCCCCTCGACGCCCTCTGGGCGAAGAACATCACCTACTTCTTCGGCCACGACCTTGCGAACTTCATCATCTACATGCTCATCGCGCAGGTCTACGTCGGTCTACCCGCCTACGCGGGGCGCCCGTGGAAGAACTCGGCGGTCCTGACCCTCGGTTGGTGGGGCACCCTCGTGTTCTTGCTCCTCGCCTTCCCGCACCACCTCTACATGGACTTCGCCCAACCCGTCTGGATCCAGTACCTCGGCCTCGGCGCCTCCTACCTGTCGTCCGTGCCCGTGGCGGTCGTGACCGTGTTCGGCGGCCTCCTGCTCGTCTGGCGCTCCGGGATGCGCTGGGGGCTCGGATCGCTCTTCATGTACGCGGGGATGGCCGGCTGGATCCTTGGCGGCATCGGGGCGCTGCTCGACGCGACCATCAACTTCAACGTCCACCTCCACAACACCCTGTGGGTGCCCGCCCACTTCCACACGTACCTGCTCGGCGCGTCGTTCCTCTTCGCGATCGGCTGGGTCTTCGCCATGCTCGAGGTGCGTAGCCCCGACCCGACGCCACCCGCCATGCGTTGGACCATCGGCGTCACCGTGCTGGGCGGCATCGCGCTCCTCGTGGGCACGTTCTACCTGGCCGGCGCGGCCAGCGTGCCCCGCCGTTACGACGTGGAGCCAGACCCCGGCCCACTCCTCGCCGGCTGGGGCTCCGTCGGCGCCATCATCCTCGTGCTCGGGCTACTCATCGCGACCCTCGAGGGCGCGCGGCTCTGGCGCGGGCTGCGGCGTGCGAAGACGAGCGTCGAGTGGCCGTGGTCACCGGACGCGGCGGCACGACCGGAAGGCGGTGCACGGTGA
- a CDS encoding cytochrome c, producing the protein MSGTRKTNAGKKGAKAPRLSPFATNTIVLALIGYFCIVVAWLHLGLPSPDHSIKDHHLQHLWFLIGGGLWGIALARWLARRRPVRDPQGAWLFPALLAPMTAMFLMWPSAYPYVEARPLLHASMHLVFVALGALTTFAGYQYTRVVGWLLGGSLAVMAWLAAFFFGVTAKPNPAVTAILDARPAPAPTASAEGQKVFDQICAACHMTTGAGLPGAFPPLAGHLPDLLAASGGRDYVVRVVLNGLQGTISIGGVTYNSVMPPWQQLSDQEIADALNYAATAWGNEFPEGAQAFEAGEVAAARGEPLGPQQVHELRGQLELP; encoded by the coding sequence GTGAGCGGCACCCGGAAGACCAACGCCGGCAAGAAGGGCGCCAAGGCGCCCCGACTGTCGCCCTTCGCGACGAACACCATCGTGCTGGCCCTGATCGGCTACTTCTGCATCGTCGTCGCGTGGCTGCACCTTGGCCTCCCCTCCCCGGATCACAGCATCAAGGACCACCACCTCCAGCACCTGTGGTTCCTGATCGGCGGCGGGCTGTGGGGTATCGCGCTCGCCCGTTGGCTGGCGCGCCGCCGCCCCGTCCGCGACCCGCAAGGCGCTTGGCTCTTCCCAGCCCTGCTCGCGCCCATGACGGCGATGTTCCTCATGTGGCCGTCGGCCTACCCGTACGTCGAGGCCCGCCCGCTCCTCCACGCGTCCATGCACCTCGTGTTCGTGGCGCTGGGGGCGCTGACGACGTTCGCCGGCTACCAGTACACGCGCGTGGTCGGCTGGTTGTTGGGGGGCTCGCTCGCCGTCATGGCGTGGCTCGCCGCCTTCTTCTTCGGCGTCACCGCCAAGCCGAACCCCGCTGTCACCGCCATCCTCGACGCGCGCCCGGCACCGGCACCCACGGCCTCGGCTGAGGGTCAGAAGGTCTTCGACCAGATCTGCGCCGCCTGCCACATGACGACGGGCGCCGGCCTGCCCGGGGCGTTCCCGCCCCTGGCGGGGCACCTCCCCGACCTCCTGGCGGCGTCGGGTGGGCGCGACTACGTCGTGCGCGTCGTGCTCAACGGCCTGCAGGGCACCATCTCGATCGGCGGGGTGACTTACAACAGCGTCATGCCCCCTTGGCAACAGCTGAGCGACCAGGAGATCGCCGACGCGCTCAACTACGCCGCCACGGCCTGGGGCAACGAGTTCCCCGAGGGAGCGCAGGCGTTCGAAGCTGGCGAGGTAGCGGCGGCGCGCGGCGAGCCGCTCGGCCCGCAACAGGTCCACGAGTTGCGGGGGCAGCTCGAGTTACCCTGA
- a CDS encoding NACHT domain-containing protein yields MLLRTLGGVALPGASFRRLKPLLMLAYLALEGPKERRYLAELFWPDAADPRQSLAVAVWQLRRASPGVVRVDDQVIAAVVECDATLLREAAIDGEWRDVVDLYGGPFLDGVDVDAGNAELEEWLYGTREALSVLTQNALIALAEEHLSVGDLRGAARLSERAATVVRDLATAQPESLSRLHALLVATGNPRSVAVAKEAAAFGVTLSEHADRAAAATDVPLPEHNLPNLIAPFVGRDQELRDLEALLERGERLVTITGLGGMGKTRLAMALARRMVSGRRFTRVYFVPCGVERPDQVLTQVAAVTAPRTGAPALTSLRRTFGDESALLVLDDLDQVAGDAQQLGELLEACPLVRLVVTSREPLGLTAESLYPLGGLPLPGSAAEALAGTGETSGLDLYVLTARRFDPRFTLEQANARLVLDICRRLAGAPLGIELAASLSSVISPEELERELEADLDTLVSVRPTTNPRHTSLRVVFERSWSLLSDAERGALSGCSVFQGGFTRVAAAAVLQMDVRLLTALLDRSLVWRAGGRYDLHPLVKQYAGEKLKERPDADELRARHAEHFCGLVESKSRFALRAGQSAAFDELDRDHANVRAAWDWAGKAGRHDVLERMLPMLGSYLADRRPSDERIRTVDAALGRVDPDSALTARLLLERGQFLTYVDPSESRKTLVQALLLARRHLGERRAGPWLYALGRTLMHLGDLPGARSAYREAAEQLAGSADEQLLGGCLSNLAMTSTDPREMERLFTEAISVCRRTGNVSYLVKVLLNLGGTLVDAHGDYAGALALLREALALERAEIGRPQLLIYLGCVCAHHLATLGDLEAAEQQLADVRDLTAPRVPWDVAPWMLAMPSNWARVFIHYARGEEDLVRSVGAQVQDETVWTLLAWMALDEGDTAAAAPYLHSLVELSKAPCDARTGLRLRASAILLSARSEALEAASSLHELEGNGSNPGLPHLLEALEIIAASNLVPLAFEAFIVAHAIAPDVVGREWLELAASQTRAPMHARRRAGSLLAAWPAGERMPPSSPPVSAGVPLTSEAVVEAARDLMRRLSPA; encoded by the coding sequence ATGCTCCTCCGCACCCTCGGCGGTGTGGCGCTGCCGGGTGCCTCGTTCCGTCGTCTGAAACCGCTCCTGATGCTGGCCTACCTCGCCTTGGAAGGGCCGAAGGAACGTCGCTACCTGGCCGAGCTGTTCTGGCCGGACGCGGCTGACCCAAGGCAGAGCCTAGCCGTGGCCGTTTGGCAGTTGCGGCGCGCCTCGCCCGGAGTCGTGCGCGTGGACGACCAAGTGATCGCGGCCGTCGTCGAGTGCGACGCCACCTTGCTTCGTGAGGCGGCTATCGATGGCGAGTGGCGCGACGTGGTGGACCTGTACGGCGGGCCGTTCCTCGATGGTGTCGACGTCGACGCCGGCAACGCCGAGCTGGAGGAGTGGCTCTACGGCACGCGAGAAGCGCTGTCCGTGCTGACCCAGAACGCGCTGATCGCGCTCGCAGAGGAGCACCTGTCGGTCGGCGACCTGCGAGGCGCAGCGCGGCTTAGCGAACGAGCCGCGACGGTCGTGCGTGACCTGGCCACCGCTCAGCCGGAGTCACTGTCTCGCCTCCATGCGTTGCTGGTCGCGACCGGCAACCCGCGGTCCGTGGCGGTGGCGAAGGAGGCCGCGGCCTTCGGCGTCACGTTGTCCGAGCACGCCGACCGGGCCGCCGCCGCTACCGACGTCCCGCTGCCCGAGCACAACTTGCCCAACCTCATCGCCCCGTTCGTGGGTCGCGACCAGGAGCTGCGCGACCTGGAGGCGTTGCTCGAGCGCGGGGAGCGGTTGGTGACCATCACTGGGCTCGGAGGGATGGGCAAGACGCGTCTCGCGATGGCCCTCGCTAGGCGGATGGTGAGTGGACGCCGGTTCACTCGCGTCTACTTCGTTCCGTGCGGCGTCGAGAGGCCGGATCAGGTGCTGACCCAGGTCGCCGCGGTGACGGCCCCGCGAACCGGAGCGCCCGCGCTAACAAGCCTGCGGCGGACGTTCGGTGACGAGAGCGCTTTACTTGTGCTGGACGACCTCGACCAGGTAGCCGGTGACGCTCAACAGCTCGGCGAGCTGCTCGAGGCCTGCCCTCTCGTCAGACTGGTGGTCACCTCGCGCGAGCCGCTGGGCTTGACTGCGGAGTCCCTCTACCCGCTGGGCGGCCTCCCCCTGCCTGGAAGCGCGGCCGAAGCGCTCGCAGGCACGGGAGAGACGAGCGGTCTGGACCTATACGTCCTCACCGCTCGCCGCTTCGACCCCCGTTTCACCCTAGAGCAAGCGAACGCGAGGTTGGTGCTCGACATCTGCAGGCGCCTGGCCGGCGCGCCGCTCGGGATCGAGTTGGCAGCTTCGCTGTCCTCCGTGATATCGCCTGAGGAGCTGGAACGCGAGCTGGAGGCGGACCTCGACACGCTGGTCAGCGTCAGACCCACCACCAACCCGCGGCACACCAGCCTGCGCGTCGTGTTCGAGCGCTCCTGGAGCCTCTTGAGCGACGCCGAGCGTGGCGCGCTGTCGGGTTGCTCCGTCTTCCAGGGCGGCTTCACGCGCGTAGCGGCCGCTGCCGTGCTGCAAATGGACGTGCGGCTGCTCACCGCGCTCCTCGACAGGTCGCTCGTGTGGCGTGCGGGAGGGAGGTACGACTTGCATCCGCTCGTGAAGCAGTACGCGGGCGAGAAGCTGAAGGAGCGGCCGGACGCCGACGAGCTGCGAGCGCGCCACGCGGAGCACTTCTGCGGCCTCGTGGAGTCGAAGAGCCGCTTCGCCTTGAGAGCCGGTCAAAGCGCGGCGTTCGACGAGCTGGACCGGGATCATGCGAACGTACGGGCAGCGTGGGATTGGGCCGGGAAGGCCGGGCGCCATGACGTGCTAGAGCGGATGTTACCCATGTTGGGCAGCTACCTCGCTGACCGCCGGCCCTCGGACGAGCGTATCCGGACGGTTGACGCCGCTCTGGGGCGCGTGGACCCCGACTCGGCGTTGACGGCGCGCCTACTGCTGGAGAGAGGGCAGTTCTTGACGTACGTTGACCCCTCCGAGTCACGCAAGACCCTGGTGCAAGCGCTGCTCCTCGCCCGTAGACACCTTGGCGAGCGTCGCGCGGGGCCGTGGCTCTATGCCTTGGGTCGCACGCTCATGCACCTTGGCGACTTGCCTGGCGCGCGGAGCGCCTACCGTGAAGCCGCGGAGCAGTTGGCGGGCAGCGCTGATGAGCAGCTGCTCGGTGGCTGCCTCTCGAACCTGGCGATGACCAGTACCGACCCGAGGGAGATGGAGCGTCTGTTCACCGAGGCCATCTCGGTCTGCCGACGCACGGGTAACGTCTCCTATCTCGTCAAGGTGCTGCTCAACCTCGGCGGCACGCTCGTGGACGCGCACGGCGACTACGCGGGCGCGTTAGCGCTCTTGCGTGAGGCACTGGCCTTGGAGCGAGCCGAGATCGGCCGGCCACAGCTCTTGATCTACCTGGGTTGCGTCTGCGCGCACCATCTCGCGACGCTGGGCGACCTGGAGGCCGCGGAGCAGCAACTGGCAGACGTCAGGGACCTGACCGCCCCACGGGTGCCGTGGGACGTCGCGCCGTGGATGCTAGCGATGCCGAGCAACTGGGCGCGGGTCTTCATCCACTACGCCCGCGGCGAGGAGGACCTGGTCCGCTCGGTCGGTGCACAGGTCCAGGACGAGACCGTCTGGACACTCCTGGCGTGGATGGCGCTCGACGAAGGCGACACTGCCGCGGCGGCGCCATATCTGCACAGCCTGGTCGAGCTCTCCAAGGCCCCTTGCGACGCCCGGACCGGGTTGAGGTTGAGGGCGTCGGCCATCCTGCTGAGCGCCAGGAGCGAGGCGCTCGAAGCGGCCTCCTCCCTCCACGAGCTTGAGGGGAATGGGTCGAACCCCGGCCTGCCTCACCTGCTCGAGGCGCTCGAGATCATCGCTGCGTCCAACCTGGTACCCCTGGCGTTCGAAGCGTTCATCGTGGCGCACGCTATCGCTCCGGACGTGGTTGGGAGGGAGTGGCTCGAGCTGGCGGCCTCGCAAACGCGCGCGCCCATGCACGCGCGGCGGCGGGCAGGCAGCTTGTTGGCGGCGTGGCCGGCGGGCGAGCGCATGCCGCCCTCGTCACCACCCGTGTCTGCGGGTGTGCCCCTCACGTCAGAAGCCGTGGTGGAGGCGGCGCGAGACCTGATGCGGCGGCTGTCGCCTGCTTAG
- a CDS encoding ABC transporter substrate-binding protein, giving the protein MNTTVRRATSLSAKVILSLALLVSCLALGQSYVFQRTLGAQTLDAGDVDRAVHTGQSYVFQRILGAQTLDAGDVDRVVHAGRSYVFQRMLDAETLDPLGSYSPWGQSVIENLYESLYGYRGATIDLTPQLATGYDLSDDGRTYTFHLRSGVKFHSGNPFACEDVRYSIERALILDPGFVGQALMGTATDALSELGVEGSDEEYAEYWGRLNAAVECLDDRTVAIHSLEPDPILFASLMSPRYFVIDSELAKRNGGWDGNEATWRDLLATDLSEGYLHDHASGTGAFRLASWEPGVRLVAERNPDYWGPAPQVETVVYEVVPDEEARVAALVAGEADQIDVRMTPLSELEGWPGVKVLDPSKDPSLPWGVRVVGAIFFNQAMSPVDNALIGTGKLDGSGVPPDFFSDGDARKCFAYAWDTGEDDPQYAGDGSFYPNMLLLPFYPAYDPTIPHYKLDLEKAEEHCRAAWGGKLWEVGMYLAGPSDDWITQAFKETLEAMNPKFTIGLVDLSPEQEARMWAEMQMPWANAAGYASFPDAYEFMADWYQSSTSVTARFGYKNDEIDRLIAQARTEFDSAERDDLYRQVGRLAYEDAPFTLLPSFPYTLVVSDKVSGAYRNPMFTEIRWSDLRKAE; this is encoded by the coding sequence ATGAACACCACAGTTCGACGAGCCACGAGCCTGAGCGCCAAGGTCATCCTCTCGCTGGCCCTGCTGGTCTCGTGCCTAGCGCTCGGCCAGTCATACGTGTTCCAGCGGACGCTCGGCGCGCAGACGCTCGACGCCGGTGATGTGGACCGCGCGGTGCACACGGGCCAGTCCTACGTGTTCCAGCGAATACTCGGCGCGCAGACGCTCGACGCCGGTGATGTGGACCGTGTAGTGCACGCCGGCCGGTCCTACGTGTTCCAGCGGATGCTCGACGCGGAGACACTGGATCCGCTCGGCTCCTACTCACCGTGGGGCCAGAGCGTCATCGAGAACCTTTACGAAAGCCTGTACGGTTACCGCGGCGCCACGATCGACCTCACGCCCCAACTGGCCACCGGTTACGACCTCTCGGACGATGGGCGCACCTACACCTTCCACCTCCGCTCAGGGGTGAAGTTCCATAGCGGCAACCCCTTCGCCTGCGAGGACGTGAGGTACTCCATCGAGCGGGCGTTGATCCTCGATCCTGGCTTCGTGGGCCAAGCGCTCATGGGTACGGCAACCGACGCCCTCAGCGAGCTCGGCGTGGAAGGTAGCGACGAGGAGTACGCCGAGTACTGGGGCCGGCTCAACGCTGCCGTCGAGTGCCTGGACGACCGCACGGTCGCCATCCACTCCTTGGAGCCGGACCCCATCCTGTTCGCCAGCCTGATGAGTCCACGCTACTTCGTCATCGACAGCGAGCTCGCCAAGAGGAACGGCGGTTGGGACGGGAACGAGGCGACCTGGCGCGACCTGCTCGCGACCGACCTGAGCGAGGGGTACCTTCACGACCACGCCAGCGGCACCGGCGCTTTCCGGTTGGCGTCTTGGGAGCCGGGAGTGCGGCTGGTCGCAGAGAGGAACCCCGACTACTGGGGTCCGGCGCCGCAGGTCGAGACGGTGGTCTACGAGGTGGTCCCTGACGAGGAGGCGCGGGTCGCGGCGCTCGTAGCGGGCGAGGCCGATCAGATCGACGTCCGCATGACCCCACTCTCCGAGCTCGAGGGCTGGCCTGGGGTCAAGGTGCTCGACCCGTCGAAAGACCCGTCACTACCCTGGGGCGTACGGGTCGTGGGAGCCATCTTCTTCAACCAGGCGATGAGCCCTGTGGACAACGCCCTGATCGGCACGGGGAAGCTCGACGGGTCCGGGGTGCCGCCTGACTTCTTCTCGGACGGCGACGCCCGCAAGTGCTTCGCCTACGCCTGGGATACCGGAGAGGACGATCCCCAGTACGCCGGAGACGGCTCGTTCTACCCGAACATGCTCCTCTTACCGTTCTACCCCGCCTACGACCCCACCATCCCCCACTACAAACTCGACCTAGAGAAGGCCGAGGAGCACTGCCGGGCCGCGTGGGGCGGGAAGCTGTGGGAGGTGGGCATGTACTTGGCCGGCCCGAGCGACGACTGGATAACCCAGGCGTTCAAGGAGACGTTGGAGGCCATGAACCCGAAGTTCACCATAGGTCTCGTCGACTTGAGCCCAGAGCAAGAAGCGCGCATGTGGGCCGAGATGCAGATGCCGTGGGCCAACGCGGCGGGCTACGCGAGCTTCCCCGACGCGTACGAGTTCATGGCCGATTGGTACCAGTCGTCCACGTCGGTCACGGCGCGCTTCGGGTACAAGAACGACGAGATCGACCGCCTGATCGCCCAGGCGCGCACCGAGTTCGACTCGGCGGAGCGCGACGACCTGTACCGCCAGGTCGGCAGGCTCGCCTACGAGGACGCACCGTTCACCCTCCTGCCGAGCTTCCCTTACACGCTCGTCGTGAGCGACAAGGTGTCCGGCGCCTACCGCAACCCGATGTTCACCGAGATCAGGTGGTCAGACCTCCGCAAAGCCGAGTAA